One window from the genome of Heptranchias perlo isolate sHepPer1 chromosome 22, sHepPer1.hap1, whole genome shotgun sequence encodes:
- the LOC137340520 gene encoding trinucleotide repeat-containing gene 6A protein-like isoform X6 has product MRGLEANATKEAQEKQNRDRVQEKEEQLMEERKKRKDDKKKKEAALKKAIEQKNKVPESTKTSQSQPQPANPNSGTSTTTSNNSNAKRVPVNTQQQALSRYPPREVPPRFRHQEQKQLLKRGQQLPSAAGTATPVLTSQSGGSAVTVQPVTNGQLHYSSKTQTGMPPIRHLVSHSPNQSDLNHSGLGSHYENSHWGPVSTNSDSTTNWDKVIVDGSDKEAWPSITGSDPELASECMDVDSASSSGSEKNLNIMASGSTVGDGDGNRTGNGNGSSSQFVVGNVSNNVGNGSINGPWGGSRGSLSSTCQGSAENMDGKPESDHGKLNAWGSIGSTSSGSLNPNGLNPNANLGVWPVLENDGNTVQGPVPGGNSGTNVQRSTVGQMLNNQSVNMGLSAHGSWGGLQENSDAEVNGTRKVSFSGQPQNLNTEMNGPNNTTNPLTSSLPNSTSSMQTNELPKLTGPGAWGVPLGMSTVNPSQLQASSITNGTSVSQLGNGGISEGMNSGSYGTTWGTSGTNYSGEKCPGSSSNLGQASGDTVNATLAQSTINGSGSTSYKSNGGSNRGGVAWESGVVNSHNMAWGTGNSIGSGGTRRVWGNPAPNANTGTNVSNGEWNKLPNNQHSNNGLNGSGNRKGTNGWKSLDDALCGQNSTTSQPSEQNNIWVKTPTSTSGTVDSEGSTESTGSRHDRMSVGSGDGNSRRGEKRKPDKQGNVQSILSRTDLDPRVLSNTGWGQTPIKQNTAWDIEPSAKSERKTDNGTEAWGGRVSQTSNSGGWGDGPGPNSNDTSSVSGWGDPKPATVSCNTGWGDTKGSSSEGGWEDNSAATGMVKSNQMWGGNKEEKSTAWNDAQKVKQGWVDGQKSNQGWVMSGADGWGENSRGGQWGEPQKTSSGGWDNDSDRSVSGWSEPGRPGTGRSTWASSNNSNPNNTAGWGEPAKPAQPQGWGEPAKPAQPQGWGEPAKPAQPQGWGEPAKPAQPQGWGEPAKPAQPQGWGEPAKPAQPQGWGEPAKPAQPQGWGEPAKPAQPQGWGEPAKPSNSADWNKPQDSNSSWGAAPPANKPSGPGWLNGPMPAPSKEEEPTGWEEPSPESIRRKMEIDDGTAAWGDPSKYNYKSVNMWNKNVQSSGSSSEQPAQVQPTTTPQQAPPQLPQQMPPSSAMPNKENSGSGWGETYTIQTKPEFSWGEPPALTATVDNGTVAWGQPMDTGTSWREPVNDSAGTSGWGNTPAAPPPPNRSGPKPMQDGWGDEEASVPGTRHSSWEEEEGESVMWNSNISQDNNSSSNWAPKKMAQKGMMKGGNKPDDMWMNQLMKQFSNIGFSREPAEETKSNKMDIPVGMLRDKRMEMDKHGINIGEYNGIIGKGHASRPQISKESSMERNPYYDKVPASLLKYATANGSLNTALLNFGPQQVAMLNQLSQLNQLSQLSQISQLQRLLLQQQKAQNQRNVPGPMRQSQEQAARVLNMQQMLQHPRQLDTSLPKQQPPSQQPMHKPFPENLMPPTPHELQTKEPPSLNSYSSYPLGGFPQPSPGQSDPTVPQAAHLPHMPLHYPIPKMFLPDNSPNHSLLSPPLCNANSHMPGSPIHQHAGRKPATQERSMSRGLNPNLNVPLDFGSIVNLKEPQSQQSRLKQWTASENLPVNSSLDQNSSKHGATSSGLSICSGKLLEESPFGHFDISMNSLASPPGSVGDGWPSAKSPSDKLSSNVNWPPEFRPGEPWKGYQNIDPETDPYVTPGSVMTNLSISTARDLDLLRDRNNGSSSSMNTTLPSTSAWSLVGASSYNSSLSSTAQSTPARIGDPKSTWSPGPVTNASLAHELWKVPLLPKNTTAPSRPPPGLTNQKPSSSWGNSSLRVGGGWGNSESRYNPGPSWGDISSGRITNWLVLKNLTPQIDGSTLRTLCMQHGPLITFHLNLPHGNALVCYSSKEEAAKAQKSLHMCVLGNTTILAEFASEDEINRFFAQGQSLTPSLGWQSLGSSQNRIAPIDSSHPFSNRNDLNHWNGAGLSGTGSGDLHGTSLWGTPNYSTSLWGTPSSNDTRGIGSPSPINAFLPVDHLGGGESI; this is encoded by the exons ATTTAAACCATAGTGGTTTGGGATCGCATTATGAAAATTCTCACTGGGGACCTGTCTCTACCAACAGTGACTCTACTACAAATTGGGATAAAGTTATTGTAGACGGGTCCGACAAAGAAGCCTGGCCTTCAATCACTGGCAGTGACCCAGAGTTAGCTTCAGAATGCATGGACGTTGACTCTGCTTCAAGCTCTGGGTCAGAGAAGAACCTCAATATCATGGCTTCGGGGAGCACAGTTGGTGATGGCGATGGGAACCGAACGGGCAATGGAAATGGTTCTTCGAGCCAGTTTGTGGTTGGAAATGTCAgcaataatgtaggaaatggaagTATTAATGGGCCTTGGGGAGGGTCTCGAGGCTCTTTGTCAAGCACATGTCAGGGTTCTGCAGAAAATATGGATGGCAAACCAGaaagtgaccatggtaaactgaaTGCTTGGGGCAGCATAGGTTCCACATCAAGTGGATCCCTGAATCCAAATGGTTTGAATCCAAATGCCAACCTAGGTGTCTGGCCCGTgttggaaaatgatggaaatactgtGCAAGGACCTGTGCCAGGTGGCAATTCTGGCACCAATGTTCAACGTAGCACTGTAGGTCAAATGCTGAATAATCAGAGTGTTAACATGGGACTATCAGCTCATGGTTCGTGGGGAGGACTTCAGGAGAATTCTGATGCAGAAGTTAATGGTACAAGGAAGGTTTCATTCAGTGGACAACCTCAAAACCTTAACACTGAAATGAATGGACCAAATAACACTACTAACCCTTTGACCTCTAGCTTACCAAACTCTACTAGTTCGATGCAGACAAATGAACTGCCTAAACTTACAGGGCCTGGGGCCTGGGGTGTACCCTTAGGAATGAGCACAGTAAACCCATCTCAGCTTCAGGCCTCTTCAATTACAAATGGCACTTCTGTTTCTCAGCTTGGCAATGGAGGAATTAGTGAGGGAATGAACAGTGGGTCTTATGGTACGACTTGGGGTACATCTGGCACTAACTACTCTGGAGAAAAATGTCCAGGCTCAAGCAGTAATTTGGGGCAAGCTAGTGGTGACACTGTGAATGCAACTCTAGCACAATCCACTATTAATGGATCTGGAAGTACTTCTTACAAAAGTAATGGGGGAAGCAATAGAGGGGGAGTCGCATGGGAATCTGGTGTGGTCAACTCCCACAATATGGCTTGGGGAACAGGGAACAGTATAGGCTCCGGAGGGACTCGAAGAGTCTGGGGGAACCCAGCACCAAATGCAAACACTGGCACTAATGTCTCAAATGGGGAATGGAACAAACTGCCTAACAATCAGCATTCCAATAATGGTCTAAATGGAAGTGGTAATAGGAAGGGAACAAATGGATGGAAAAGTCTAGACGATGCTCTTTGTGGTCAGAATTCTACTACATCTCAGCCGAGTGAACAAAACAATATATGGGTCAAAACTCCAACTTCAACTTCAGGTACTGTGGACAGTGAGGGGAGCACAGAGAGCACCGGGAGTCGCCATGATAGAATGAGTGTGGGAAGTGGTGATGGCAATAGCAGACGTGGTGAGAAAAGGAAACCTGACAAACAGGGAAATGTCCAAAGTATTCTGAGTAGAACTGACTTGGACCCACGTGTCCTTTCCAATACTGGCTGGGGACAGACTCCAATCAAACAGAACACTGCCTGGGATATTGAACCTTCAGcgaagagtgagagaaaaactgacAATGGAACAGAGGCCTGGGGAGGTCGTGTTTCCCAGACTTCAAACTcagggggatggggggatgggcCTGGCCCAAACAGTAATGATACCTCATCAGTATCTGGGTGGGGGGATCCAAAGCCTGCTACAGTCTCTTGCAACACGGGTTGGGGAGACACCAAAGGCTCAAGCAGCGAAGGGGGGTGGGAGGATAATTCTGCTGCTACGGGAATGGTAAAGAGCAATCAAATGTGGGGAGGAAACAAAGAAGAGAAGTCAACTGCGTGGAATGATGCACAAAAGGTCAAACAGGGATGGGTTGATGGACAGAAATCAAACCAGGGTTGGGTAATGTCTGGAGCTGATGGATGGGGTGAGAATTCGAGGGGTGGCCAGTGGGGGGAACCACAGAAGACAAGCTCAGGCGGTTGGGATAATGACAGCGATAGATCTGTGTCTGGCTGGAGTGAACCTGGGAGACCGGGCACAGGCCGTAGCACATGGGCAAGTAGCAACAATTCCAACCCCAATAATACTGCAGGCTGGGGGGAGCCCGCCAAGCCTGCTCAGCCCCAGGGCTGGGGGGAGCCCGCCAAGCCTGCTCAGCCCCAGGGCTGGGGGGAGCCCGCCAAGCCTGCTCAGCCCCAGGGCTGGGGGGAGCCCGCCAAGCCTGCTCAGCCCCAGGGCTGGGGGGAGCCCGCCAAGCCTGCTCAGCCCCAGGGCTGGGGGGAGCCCGCCAAGCCTGCTCAGCCCCAGGGCTGGGGGGAGCCCGCCAAGCCTGCTCAGCCCCAGGGCTGGGGGGAGCCCGCCAAGCCTGCTCAGCCCCAGGGCTGGGGGGAGCCCGCCAAGCCGAGTAACTCTGCAGATTGGAACAAGCCACAGGACAGTAACAGTTCTTGGGGAGCGGCACCTCCTGCAAATAAACCTTCCGGCCCAGGCTGGCTCAATGGCCCGATGCCGGCTCCATCAAAAGAGGAGGAACCTACGGGCTGGGAGGAGCCTTCTCCGGAATCTATTCGCCGTAAAATGGAAATCGACGATGGCACCGCCGCCTGGGGGGACCCGAGCAAGTACAACTACAAGAGTGTGAACATGTGGAACAAAAACGTGCAGAGCAGCGGCAGCAGCTCTGAGCAGCCAGCACAGGTCCAGCCCACAACGACACCGCAGCAGGCCCCACCACAGCTGCCACAGCAAATGCCACCGTCAAGTGCCATGCCAAACAAAGAGAACAGCGGCTCTG GTTGGGGAGAAACATACACCATTCAGACAAAGCCAGAATTCTCTTGGGGAGAACCGCCTGCTCTAACCGCGACAGTGGACAATGGAACCGTGGCCTGGGGTCAACCCATGGATACAGGAACCAGCTGGAGAGAGCCCGTTAATGACAGTGCTGGTACCTCTGGCTGGGGCAACACTCCAGCTGCCCCACCACCTCCAAATAGATCTG GCCCCAAACCTATGCAAGATGGCTGGGGTGATGAGGAAGCATCGGTGCCAGGAACTCGTCACTCcagctgggaggaggaggaaggggagtcgGTGATGTGGAACAGTAACATCTCGCAAGATAACAACTCCTCTTCAAACTGGGCACCAAAAAAGATGGCTCAAAAG ggCATGATGAAAGGGGGAAACAAGCCAGATGATATGTGGATGAATCAATTAATGAAGCAATTCTCTAACATTGGATTTTCT AGGGAGCCTGCTGAAGAAACAAAGAGCAATAAGATGGACATACCTGTTG GTATGTTAAGAGATAAAAGAATGGAGATGGACAAACACGGCATAAACATTGGAGAATATAATGGCATTATAGGGAAAGGACATGCTTCTCGTCCTCAGATTTCCAAAGAGTCTTCCATGGAACGCAATCCTTATTATGATAAG GTTCCAGCATCGTTACTGAAGTATGCAACAGCCAACGGGAGCCTAAACACTGCACTATTAAATTTCGGTCCCCAGCAGGTAGCCATGCTCAATCAGCTCTCCCAGTTGAACCAGCTGTCTCAACTTTCACAGATCTCCCAGCTACAG CGCCTGCTGCTTCAGCAGCAGAAGGCACAGAATCAGAGGAACGTGCCTGGACCCATGCGTCAGTCTCAAGAACAG GCTGCTCGTGTGCTCAACATGCAACAGATGCTGCAACACCCCCGTCAACTGGATACAAGCCTTCCGAAGCAGCAGCCTCCGTCGCAGCAGCCAATGCATAAGCCCTTCCCGGAGAATCTcatgccccccacccctcacGAGCTGCAGACAAAAGAGCCGCCTTCGCTCAACTCGTACAGCAGCTACCCTCTAGGTGGGTTTCCCCAACCCAGTCCAGGGCAGTCTGATCCCACGGTGCCACAAGCTGCTCACCTTCCCCACATGCCCTTACACTACCCCATCCCCAAAATGTTTCTTCCTGACAACAGCCCTAATCACAGCCTCCTCAGTCCCCCCCTGTGTAATGCAAACAGCCACATGCCAGGCTCACCCATCCATCAACATGCAGGGAGGAAGCCTGCCACTCAAGAAAGGTCTATGTCAAGAG GCTTGAATCCAAACTTGAATGTACCCCTGGATTTCGGCAGTATTGTTAACCTGAAAGAACCACAATCCCAACAGTCCCGACTGAAGCAGTGGACTGCCTCGGAGAACCTACCCGTTAATTCCTCTCTAGATCAAAACTCCAGCAAACATG gTGCTACTTCAAGTGGTCTTAGTATTTGTTCGGGCAAGTTGCTTGAAGAATCTCCTTTTGGTCATTTTGACATTTCCATGAACTCTCTGGCCAGTCCtcctgggtctgttggagatggCTGGCCAAGTGCCAAATCACCCAGTGATAAGCTCTCTAGCAATGTTAATTGGCCACCAG AGTTTCGCCCTGGTGAGCCTTGGAAAGGTTATCAAAACATTGACCCTGAAACTGACCCTTACGTCACTCCTGGCAGTGTGATGACCAATCTGTCAATCTCTACTGCCCGGGATCTTGACCTCCTCAGGGACAGGAACAATG GGTCGTCCTCATCTATGAACACCACGCTGCCTTCAACTAGTGCCTGGTCCCTTGTTGGTGCCTCCAGCTACAATAGTTCCCTCAGCAGTACAGCACAAAGCACTCCAG CCAGAATCGGTGATCCCAAATCCACTTGGTCTCCTGGTCCGGTCACCAATGCTTCCCTGGCCCACGAGCTGTGGAAAGTCCCCCTGCTGCCCAAAAACACTACCGCTCCGTCCCGCCCGCCACCAGGGCTGACCAATCAGAAGCCTTCGTCCTCGTGGGGAAATAGCTCACTGCGAGTGGGTGGAGGATGGGGAAATTCCGAGTCCAGATACAACCCGG GTCCAAGCTGGGGTGACATCAGCTCAGGGAGAATAACCAATTGGCTTGTTCTCAAGAACCTCACGCCTCAG ATTGACGGCTCCACCTTGCGTACACTGTGCATGCAGCACGGCCCACTAATAACATTCCACCTTAACCTGCCCCACGGAAACGCTTTGGTCTGTTACAGCTCGAAAGAAGAGGCAGCCAAGGCACAGAAATCTCTGCACAT GTGTGTTTTAGGGAACACTACCATCCTTGCTGAGTTTGCCAGTGAAGACGAGATTAATCGCTTCTTTGCACAAGGCCAGTCGCTGACTCCCTCTCTGGGCTGGCAATCTCTGGGATCCAGCCAGAACCGCATCGCACCCATTGACAGTTCCCACCCATTCTCAAACCGCAATGATCTCAATCACTGGAATGGTGCTGGGCTGTCGGGAACTGGTAGTGGAGACCTCCACGGCACTTCACTCTGGGGCACCCCCAATTATTCCACTAGCCTGTGGGGAACCCCGAGCAGCAATGACACGCGGGGAATCGGCAGCCCCTCCCCCATCAATGCTTTCCTCCCTGTTGACCACCTGGGAGGTGGAGAGTCCATCTGA